The following proteins are co-located in the Enterobacter cloacae complex sp. ECNIH7 genome:
- the traM gene encoding conjugal transfer relaxosome DNA-binding protein TraM: MPRIQTFVSNQVREEIESLVTERRQEGATEHDATVSSVTSMLVELGLRVYRIQREKKEGGFNQMEYNKIMLDNMARVRAMCSEIMKMGALSHEVISNGNFDNEVIKRSIAKFAEDQVSIFFPEEEETD, translated from the coding sequence ATGCCACGTATACAAACTTTTGTCAGCAATCAGGTTCGTGAAGAAATTGAATCTCTGGTTACAGAAAGGAGGCAGGAAGGCGCAACGGAACATGATGCCACTGTATCGTCAGTTACTTCGATGCTCGTTGAACTCGGCCTCAGAGTATACCGGATTCAGAGAGAGAAAAAGGAAGGTGGCTTTAACCAGATGGAGTATAACAAGATCATGTTGGATAACATGGCCAGAGTCCGGGCAATGTGTTCAGAGATAATGAAGATGGGCGCACTAAGTCATGAAGTTATAAGCAATGGTAACTTTGATAATGAAGTCATCAAAAGATCCATAGCAAAATTTGCAGAAGACCAGGTAAGTATTTTCTTTCCTGAAGAGGAAGAAACGGACTAA
- the trbI gene encoding type-F conjugative transfer system protein TrbI — MKTEQQVNDTQSKPTTARKALTQRERQKRRCLRSLLLVAATILCINAAVTSLLISWRTPTVVSFDMKKTLDQFTEQAGAQSLDEPQTKALTERFMTSLNAELQDWQVRHNALILVTPAVASGAGDITDEIQTGVAHRMAAGGGN; from the coding sequence ATGAAAACGGAACAACAGGTTAACGACACGCAATCAAAACCCACAACTGCCAGAAAGGCACTGACTCAACGTGAACGCCAGAAGCGCCGCTGTCTGCGTAGCCTGCTGCTGGTTGCCGCCACCATCCTGTGTATTAACGCTGCCGTCACGTCGTTGCTGATTAGCTGGCGTACGCCAACTGTGGTGTCATTTGATATGAAAAAAACGCTGGATCAGTTCACTGAACAGGCTGGCGCTCAGTCACTGGATGAGCCTCAGACTAAGGCACTTACCGAACGATTTATGACCAGCCTTAATGCGGAGCTGCAGGACTGGCAGGTCCGTCATAATGCACTGATCCTGGTTACGCCCGCAGTGGCCAGCGGGGCGGGCGATATCACTGATGAGATTCAGACAGGGGTGGCACACCGAATGGCGGCGGGAGGCGGCAACTGA
- the traV gene encoding type IV conjugative transfer system lipoprotein TraV, producing MKKITLLLAGSALLLSGCAGVKSSFDCDATTSDTCMTMTKANQLARDKAAKQAGKPAAGGLPSLVNLPAASAAAVPSASRAVVNVPSGARVTSNRPAVSAGTATGISTNAAASTLTPRPVAGTPVTTTPSSVAYRPIGSVVTPAPSCQSVRCDHPGSVHPQRSQDQIATVWIAPWVDSDNAFHQPGRVSFVVSPADWVLPSRVN from the coding sequence ATGAAAAAAATCACACTTTTGCTGGCAGGCAGTGCCCTGCTGTTATCCGGTTGTGCAGGTGTCAAAAGCAGTTTCGACTGCGATGCCACAACGTCTGATACCTGTATGACCATGACGAAGGCTAATCAACTGGCCCGGGACAAGGCGGCAAAACAGGCGGGAAAGCCGGCTGCGGGCGGGCTGCCTTCCCTGGTTAATCTTCCTGCCGCCTCTGCGGCGGCGGTTCCGTCAGCATCCCGTGCCGTCGTCAATGTCCCTTCCGGTGCGCGGGTAACCAGCAACAGACCCGCAGTATCAGCTGGCACCGCAACAGGTATAAGCACGAACGCCGCAGCGTCAACACTGACGCCACGTCCGGTTGCCGGAACGCCGGTCACAACCACTCCGTCATCAGTGGCTTACCGTCCGATCGGCTCCGTGGTTACACCGGCACCGTCATGTCAGAGCGTGCGCTGTGACCATCCTGGATCGGTGCATCCACAACGCAGCCAGGATCAGATAGCCACGGTCTGGATTGCACCCTGGGTAGACAGCGATAACGCCTTTCATCAGCCCGGTCGGGTGTCCTTTGTGGTCAGCCCTGCCGACTGGGTTCTTCCGTCCCGGGTAAATTAA
- the traU gene encoding conjugal transfer pilus assembly protein TraU — protein sequence MNRSLILLLMAFAFSWSSVSKAATTSASVECEGRFVNPITDVCWECIFPVTIGNVPVAKGRQPDTPNPGMPIQFCPMGIFYRVGLAIGYWEPMALTDVTRSPYCMVNLGGFNINVGNVGTGTGGQENRANPGAFYHVHWYKYPLTYWLNIITSMGCLQGGDMDIGYLSELDPMWDSSSLSMIIQPEAILFGNVIAQAACAADAAASLVHMPLDPLFWCAGSQGSMYPFNGWVSNEFSPMQTSLLLSERMAFKLHRQGMIMNSVGADTAVCFEYPSPIIPKSRWRYHLVNKYPDAGQCHPLGRSVTRWETGKNMPNDRRNFGYLFWRKRNCVFL from the coding sequence ATGAATAGGTCACTTATTTTGTTACTCATGGCTTTTGCCTTCAGCTGGTCGTCAGTGAGCAAGGCTGCCACTACCAGCGCTTCCGTTGAGTGCGAGGGGCGTTTTGTAAACCCGATCACCGATGTCTGCTGGGAGTGCATTTTCCCGGTAACCATTGGCAATGTGCCCGTCGCAAAGGGACGTCAGCCGGATACGCCGAATCCTGGCATGCCCATCCAGTTTTGTCCTATGGGGATTTTCTACCGTGTGGGGCTGGCCATAGGCTACTGGGAGCCTATGGCGCTGACTGATGTTACCCGTTCCCCTTACTGCATGGTGAATCTGGGCGGGTTCAATATCAACGTGGGTAATGTCGGTACCGGGACTGGCGGGCAGGAGAACAGGGCCAACCCCGGCGCGTTCTACCATGTTCACTGGTACAAATATCCGCTGACGTACTGGCTCAATATCATCACGTCAATGGGCTGTCTTCAGGGAGGAGACATGGACATTGGATATCTGTCTGAACTTGATCCGATGTGGGACAGCAGCTCGCTCAGCATGATTATCCAGCCTGAAGCCATTCTGTTCGGCAACGTGATTGCGCAGGCGGCCTGTGCGGCTGATGCCGCCGCAAGTCTGGTGCATATGCCGCTGGACCCCCTGTTCTGGTGTGCCGGTAGCCAGGGAAGTATGTACCCCTTTAATGGCTGGGTATCGAATGAATTCAGCCCGATGCAGACCTCGCTGCTTCTCAGTGAACGTATGGCATTCAAGCTGCACCGGCAGGGCATGATCATGAACTCCGTTGGGGCTGATACGGCGGTTTGCTTTGAATATCCATCTCCCATCATTCCGAAAAGCCGCTGGCGTTATCACCTGGTCAATAAATATCCCGATGCAGGGCAATGTCATCCGCTGGGCCGCAGCGTGACACGCTGGGAAACCGGCAAGAACATGCCTAATGACCGTCGAAATTTCGGGTATCTCTTCTGGCGTAAACGCAACTGCGTTTTCCTGTAA
- the traK gene encoding type-F conjugative transfer system secretin TraK yields MKNNLPALLFGTAMMVVVPPAAQAQSPATISLPQGGQFRLSISNTDPNMIFIPGDKVTAITAPGGMLADKRLTTAGGVLFTSVATRTFTIFVETALGQTFSVVATPVKSEGRVYRLMSAEPPSRPETRKWETAQAYEKLLISLNRAVLTGDIPDGYGEVKPLSDGIRLPGGFSVTPLKAWAGDQLRADRYELRNANTWGVALREQDFWKPGVRAVMFDNNAQTLMGGGRMTVTVIRENGEGEDGQR; encoded by the coding sequence ATGAAAAATAACCTTCCGGCGTTATTGTTTGGTACAGCCATGATGGTCGTTGTGCCCCCGGCTGCGCAGGCACAGTCACCTGCCACGATCAGCCTCCCACAGGGCGGGCAGTTCCGGCTGAGTATCAGCAATACCGATCCCAACATGATTTTTATCCCGGGTGACAAAGTCACCGCCATCACAGCGCCAGGTGGAATGCTGGCAGACAAGCGGCTGACAACGGCCGGAGGTGTGCTGTTCACTTCGGTGGCCACCCGTACTTTCACGATTTTTGTAGAAACAGCGCTGGGCCAGACCTTCTCTGTCGTGGCCACGCCCGTAAAAAGTGAAGGTCGCGTCTATCGACTGATGAGCGCTGAACCGCCCTCACGGCCTGAAACCCGTAAATGGGAAACCGCTCAGGCTTATGAAAAGCTGCTAATCAGCCTTAACCGTGCCGTGCTGACGGGTGACATACCTGATGGCTACGGTGAAGTGAAACCTCTTTCTGACGGTATTCGTCTCCCCGGTGGTTTTTCTGTTACCCCTCTGAAAGCCTGGGCGGGCGACCAGCTGCGTGCCGATCGTTATGAACTGCGTAATGCCAATACCTGGGGGGTGGCGCTGCGGGAGCAGGACTTCTGGAAACCTGGCGTTCGTGCCGTAATGTTTGATAACAACGCACAGACTCTGATGGGCGGAGGAAGAATGACCGTCACCGTTATCCGTGAAAACGGGGAGGGTGAAGATGGCCAACGTTAA
- the traL gene encoding type IV conjugative transfer system protein TraL, whose protein sequence is MEGNDLDKYRFPKTLSEQNRIIGLPLDEAIPAAVVLLWGFFTKKYLFSLIIAAVIWQLIRAAKRGKSSRWLYNWCYWYLPTELFRVVYRVIPDSSFRKWIK, encoded by the coding sequence ATGGAGGGAAACGATTTAGACAAATACCGTTTCCCGAAAACCCTGTCAGAGCAGAACCGCATTATTGGACTGCCCCTTGATGAAGCTATCCCCGCAGCGGTTGTTTTGCTGTGGGGATTTTTCACCAAGAAATATTTATTCAGTCTGATTATTGCGGCAGTTATCTGGCAACTGATCAGGGCGGCGAAACGCGGAAAAAGTTCCCGATGGTTATACAACTGGTGTTACTGGTATTTGCCCACTGAATTATTCCGGGTTGTCTACCGCGTTATTCCCGATTCCAGTTTCAGGAAATGGATAAAATAA
- the traB gene encoding F-type conjugal transfer pilus assembly protein TraB, with amino-acid sequence MANVNKVVRRRQVALLIALVLGIGAGGAGTWMVSEMNLKKAPPAKAPKGEPAPDMTGVVNQSFDNKVQRSAIAEAQRLNKETQTEIKKLRTEMGLVSRDLKGSQDRIRELEDQNQLLQTQLEAGKNFDSLSAEPLPGALASQGKPVPAGNVPPPTSFWPAGGGQAPAAPVMAPVQRPGMMDSQEFSLPDTGPKKPRFPWISSGSFAEAIVVEGADANASVTGDKNTAPMQLRLTGKVQMPNDEEFDLTGCFVTLEAWGDVSSERAIVRTRSISCKLGDDNIDQKIAGHVSFMGKNGIKGEVVMRNGQILLYAGGAGFLDGIGKGIEKASSTTVGVGATASMSAGDIGQAGLGGGVSSAAKTLSDYYIKRAEQYHPVIPIGAGNEVTLVFQDGFQLETLEEARAKAAVRKKQNQPSASSTPAAMPGNTPDMLKQLQDFRVGDTVDPTTGQVVTQ; translated from the coding sequence ATGGCCAACGTTAACAAAGTCGTCCGCCGTCGTCAGGTTGCCCTGCTTATAGCCCTTGTTCTGGGGATTGGTGCTGGCGGTGCCGGGACATGGATGGTCTCAGAGATGAATCTGAAGAAAGCGCCGCCCGCCAAAGCGCCAAAAGGAGAACCCGCGCCGGATATGACCGGGGTGGTCAATCAGTCCTTTGATAACAAAGTTCAGCGTTCTGCCATTGCGGAAGCCCAGCGGCTTAATAAGGAAACGCAGACAGAGATTAAAAAACTGCGTACTGAAATGGGGCTTGTCAGTCGCGATCTTAAAGGCAGTCAGGATCGCATTCGTGAGCTGGAAGACCAGAACCAGTTACTGCAGACGCAGCTTGAGGCCGGGAAGAATTTTGACTCCCTCAGTGCCGAACCCCTGCCGGGAGCGCTGGCCTCTCAGGGGAAACCTGTACCCGCTGGTAATGTTCCTCCTCCGACAAGTTTCTGGCCAGCAGGAGGCGGACAGGCCCCGGCCGCACCGGTGATGGCCCCCGTTCAGCGTCCGGGAATGATGGATAGTCAGGAATTCAGTCTGCCGGATACCGGGCCGAAAAAGCCCCGTTTCCCGTGGATTTCCTCCGGCAGTTTTGCTGAAGCAATCGTCGTTGAAGGGGCAGATGCCAATGCGTCCGTTACCGGCGATAAAAATACCGCCCCGATGCAGTTGCGCCTTACAGGCAAAGTTCAGATGCCTAACGATGAAGAGTTCGATCTGACTGGTTGCTTTGTGACCCTGGAGGCATGGGGGGATGTTTCCAGTGAACGTGCCATCGTTCGGACCCGCTCAATCAGCTGCAAGCTGGGTGATGACAACATCGACCAGAAAATTGCCGGTCATGTGTCCTTTATGGGCAAGAACGGTATCAAGGGCGAAGTGGTTATGCGTAATGGCCAGATCCTGCTGTATGCGGGGGGCGCGGGCTTCCTGGACGGGATAGGGAAGGGCATTGAGAAAGCCTCCTCCACTACCGTGGGTGTCGGCGCAACTGCCAGCATGAGCGCCGGCGATATCGGCCAGGCAGGGCTCGGCGGTGGTGTCAGTTCTGCCGCCAAAACACTCTCCGATTACTACATCAAACGCGCCGAACAGTACCACCCGGTCATTCCAATCGGCGCGGGCAATGAAGTCACGCTTGTTTTCCAGGACGGCTTCCAGCTCGAAACACTGGAGGAAGCGCGCGCGAAAGCTGCTGTACGTAAGAAACAAAATCAACCTTCTGCCTCATCAACGCCTGCTGCCATGCCGGGTAATACGCCGGACATGCTGAAGCAGCTGCAGGACTTCAGGGTAGGGGACACCGTCGATCCGACGACCGGACAGGTCGTCACACAGTAA
- the traW gene encoding type-F conjugative transfer system protein TraW yields the protein MKKGLLALLLISGVAQAKNLGTWGEMYPIAEQDMLTTIQTRLKAMEASGEMAREQEAFKQRVIENTLRPKPVEGLTLAQENTTHYIDPSLTVSEDLKDHQGRVFARKGQVINPLDTVPFTDTLYFIDADNPQQLSWIKAQKPGTLTYRVILVNGDIREATKALDTRIYFDQDGTLSRKFELKAIPARVTLSEDRRRLRVDTFALPGPGEAHE from the coding sequence ATGAAAAAAGGGCTGCTGGCGCTGTTGCTGATTTCCGGCGTAGCACAGGCAAAAAATCTGGGGACATGGGGGGAAATGTACCCTATTGCTGAGCAGGACATGCTTACTACCATCCAGACACGCCTGAAGGCAATGGAGGCCAGTGGTGAAATGGCCCGGGAGCAGGAAGCATTCAAACAGCGTGTCATTGAAAACACTCTACGCCCTAAACCGGTTGAAGGACTGACGCTGGCGCAGGAGAACACCACGCACTATATCGATCCGTCGCTGACGGTCAGTGAAGATCTGAAAGACCATCAGGGGCGGGTGTTCGCCCGTAAAGGGCAGGTGATTAACCCGCTGGATACCGTCCCGTTCACCGACACGCTCTATTTTATTGATGCAGATAATCCGCAACAACTGTCCTGGATTAAAGCGCAGAAACCCGGAACATTGACTTACCGCGTCATTCTGGTCAACGGCGATATCCGTGAGGCGACCAAAGCCCTGGACACGCGGATTTATTTTGACCAGGACGGCACGCTAAGCAGGAAGTTTGAACTGAAGGCTATCCCTGCCCGGGTGACGCTCTCAGAAGACCGACGCCGTCTTCGGGTAGATACTTTTGCCCTCCCTGGTCCAGGAGAAGCCCATGAATAG
- a CDS encoding TraR/DksA C4-type zinc finger protein has product MADVLDQLQEQEDLINRLHIQAVRQQLSVKGESLTRCECCGNRIQERRQKAIPGVRTCTECQRVLEIREKNYQR; this is encoded by the coding sequence ATGGCAGACGTACTGGACCAGTTACAGGAGCAGGAAGACCTGATTAACAGGCTGCACATTCAGGCGGTCAGGCAACAGTTGAGCGTTAAAGGTGAAAGCCTTACCCGGTGTGAATGTTGTGGAAACCGTATTCAGGAACGGCGTCAGAAAGCGATACCCGGCGTGCGTACCTGCACTGAGTGTCAGCGGGTACTGGAAATTCGGGAAAAAAATTATCAGAGGTGA
- the traE gene encoding type IV conjugative transfer system protein TraE, whose product MEISARNSSTKIIAIIILSLTTLVFILGFAVAWLAVTNRALIHEQRTVVTPMTYNAPFVVSETKADTEYFRMMTLSFLALRLNVSPETVDSNHAFLMSFVEPEAREEFKKVLQEEAAQIKANDVNSTFYTTEINVYPVDGRIDVRGVLKMWIGNSKPSTEIKTYRLRLKYTGGFTRIGRFYEVTNEK is encoded by the coding sequence ATGGAAATTAGCGCTCGTAATTCATCCACCAAAATTATTGCCATTATTATTCTGTCGCTCACGACACTGGTCTTTATTCTGGGCTTTGCCGTGGCATGGCTGGCTGTGACCAACAGAGCACTCATCCACGAGCAACGTACAGTCGTCACACCGATGACCTACAACGCGCCTTTTGTGGTATCCGAAACTAAAGCTGATACCGAGTATTTCCGGATGATGACGCTGTCCTTCCTGGCCCTGCGTCTCAATGTCTCGCCTGAAACGGTCGATTCCAACCACGCTTTTCTGATGTCTTTTGTCGAACCAGAGGCCCGGGAGGAATTTAAAAAAGTACTCCAGGAAGAGGCAGCGCAGATTAAAGCCAATGATGTGAATTCCACGTTCTACACCACAGAAATCAATGTCTATCCCGTTGACGGCCGAATCGATGTTCGTGGCGTGCTGAAAATGTGGATTGGTAACTCTAAGCCTTCCACGGAAATAAAAACCTACCGGCTTCGTCTGAAGTATACCGGAGGCTTTACCCGTATCGGCCGGTTCTATGAGGTGACCAATGAAAAATAA
- the traA gene encoding type IV conjugative transfer system pilin TraA codes for MNLSLSKGGLPASVKKRAWQYCQMAWSGVTTKKALSRLAALSPLLLLGVGQMANATDLLAGGKDDVKATFGADSFVMMCIIIAELIVGVAMYIRTKNLLILLGLVVVIVFTTVGLTFIN; via the coding sequence ATGAATTTATCCTTATCAAAAGGCGGCCTCCCCGCGTCTGTAAAAAAACGTGCATGGCAGTACTGCCAGATGGCATGGAGTGGTGTGACCACTAAAAAAGCGCTGTCCCGTCTGGCTGCGCTGTCTCCGCTGTTGTTACTCGGTGTGGGACAGATGGCCAATGCAACCGACCTGCTGGCCGGGGGCAAGGATGATGTGAAAGCCACCTTCGGTGCCGACTCATTCGTCATGATGTGTATCATCATCGCCGAACTGATTGTCGGTGTGGCGATGTATATCCGCACCAAAAACCTGTTGATCCTGCTGGGCCTGGTTGTGGTTATCGTCTTCACTACCGTCGGTCTTACCTTCATCAACTGA
- the trbC gene encoding type-F conjugative transfer system pilin assembly protein TrbC, with protein sequence MFVNKVLIFLLALLTTGLAQATEHTENRQFIKEQLRLDRQRFQSLQTPDFLKQARPVAPQDQSFLDAQAQQFRQSMQPGERPVDAALVFVSFSMPPDELKQRVQDAAALNIPVVIRGMVNGDMRATANAVAGLVKESNTGGVQIDPTTFRKYNITAVPVLIVACGNQGDKVDRLQGDLTLHQALKRVAEEGDCAQTAKSLLGEEAE encoded by the coding sequence ATGTTTGTGAACAAGGTATTGATTTTCCTGCTCGCTCTGTTGACCACAGGGCTGGCTCAGGCAACTGAACACACGGAAAACCGTCAGTTTATCAAGGAACAGCTCAGACTGGATCGTCAGCGATTTCAGTCTCTGCAAACTCCAGATTTCCTGAAGCAGGCACGTCCGGTAGCACCGCAGGATCAGTCATTTCTCGACGCTCAGGCACAGCAATTCCGGCAATCCATGCAGCCCGGTGAGCGCCCCGTTGATGCTGCTCTGGTTTTTGTTTCATTCTCAATGCCCCCTGATGAACTGAAACAGCGCGTTCAGGACGCGGCAGCACTCAATATTCCGGTGGTTATCCGGGGGATGGTTAACGGCGACATGCGGGCCACAGCGAATGCTGTCGCTGGTCTGGTAAAAGAGAGCAATACCGGAGGCGTGCAGATAGACCCAACCACCTTTCGTAAGTACAACATTACCGCCGTACCGGTACTGATCGTCGCCTGCGGAAATCAGGGCGATAAAGTTGACCGCCTTCAGGGTGATCTCACGCTGCATCAGGCGCTGAAGCGCGTGGCAGAAGAGGGGGACTGTGCGCAGACCGCGAAAAGCCTGCTGGGCGAGGAGGCTGAATGA
- the traC gene encoding type IV secretion system protein TraC, with protein MKKFLNVLENLQNAFRMPDGASEMTRNLASLDFPQLTSVLPYRDYDRDSGLFVNRSTVGFLLRAEPLIGANEQIVYVLEDLIKSKLPRKTPISFHLVSSKLIGDQLDRGLSEFRWQGKHADKFNRITRAYYQRAAQQQFNSPTGLPLTLRDYRLYISYCVKAKKRTAAVMTEVAHTLKVLRSSLDAAKIYTQAADDQELATLVHGMLNARHDQLYPDEVRVGKFDELHQRCVDQRIGIDVRPDDVLISLADRQGSVTSTRAMNFMLENNPDMFMLWMGGDNLSNLLSPDLTIASPFVITMVMEAEDQVATQGEATRKYLDREKKANSPYATLFPGVAKQAKEWKEIREHLNSNQTCIVRYYYNVTTFCPDTDEDALVCEQQVINTFKKNGIDLFSPTYMQFRNWIAMIPFIHAEGLWEDIKMGGATCRAESIQAVNLLPVVADNRLCQGGLLTPSYRNQLAFLDIYGDGMGNTNYNMAVTGTSGAGKTGLVQPILRSVLDSGGIAWVFDMGDGYKSFCENVGGTYLDGKSLKFNPFANISNINESGERIRDQLAVLASPNGTLDEVHHSLLLRGVQEAWEAHKEKARIDHVVQKLTAIREDDKYQNSPGITNRLDEIIELLGKYCSWGIYGEYFNSDEPSLTDDARFIVLELGGLQDKPDLLVAVMFSLIIYIEDKMYRTPRSLKKCCTIDEGWKLLNFKNEKVGQFIETGYRTVRRHRGAFITISQNIKDFDADDASGAAKAAWGNSAFKVVLKQDASEFKQYNQNRPNQFSELERSVISKFGDAKDQWFSSFMLRINDTCSFHRLFVDPLSRAMFSSKGDDFEFIHQCREQNMDIHDAVYQLAQRNFPDEMRELEALAEAA; from the coding sequence GTGAAAAAATTTCTGAACGTACTGGAAAATCTGCAGAACGCCTTCCGGATGCCGGATGGCGCGTCGGAGATGACGCGCAATCTGGCCAGCCTGGACTTCCCGCAGCTGACCAGCGTCCTGCCGTACCGTGACTATGACCGTGACAGTGGGCTGTTTGTGAACCGCAGTACGGTGGGCTTTCTGCTACGTGCAGAGCCCCTTATCGGCGCTAACGAACAGATTGTGTATGTGCTGGAAGATCTCATCAAAAGCAAGCTGCCGCGTAAGACGCCAATATCATTCCACCTGGTGTCCAGCAAGCTGATCGGTGATCAGCTTGACCGGGGCCTGTCTGAGTTCCGCTGGCAGGGAAAGCATGCTGACAAATTTAACCGTATAACCAGGGCATATTATCAGCGCGCGGCGCAGCAGCAGTTCAACAGCCCGACCGGTCTGCCGCTGACCCTGCGTGACTACCGCCTGTATATTTCTTACTGCGTGAAGGCGAAGAAGCGGACGGCTGCCGTGATGACGGAAGTTGCTCATACCCTGAAAGTGCTGCGTTCCTCTCTGGATGCGGCAAAAATTTACACGCAGGCGGCCGATGACCAGGAGCTGGCCACGCTGGTTCACGGGATGCTGAATGCCCGTCATGATCAGCTGTACCCAGATGAGGTTCGTGTCGGCAAATTTGATGAGCTGCATCAGCGCTGTGTTGACCAGCGTATCGGTATCGATGTGCGTCCGGATGATGTCCTTATCAGCCTTGCCGACCGTCAGGGCAGCGTGACCTCCACGCGGGCCATGAACTTCATGCTGGAGAACAACCCGGATATGTTCATGCTATGGATGGGCGGCGATAACCTGTCCAACCTGCTCAGCCCCGACCTGACAATCGCCAGTCCGTTCGTCATCACGATGGTGATGGAGGCCGAAGACCAGGTGGCGACTCAAGGGGAAGCCACGCGCAAGTATCTCGACCGGGAGAAAAAAGCGAACTCTCCCTATGCCACCCTGTTTCCCGGCGTGGCCAAACAGGCTAAAGAGTGGAAGGAGATCCGCGAGCATCTCAACAGTAACCAGACCTGTATAGTCCGCTATTACTATAACGTCACCACGTTCTGTCCGGATACGGATGAGGATGCGCTGGTCTGCGAACAGCAGGTCATTAATACTTTCAAGAAGAACGGCATAGACCTGTTTTCCCCGACCTATATGCAGTTCCGTAACTGGATAGCGATGATCCCCTTCATTCATGCGGAAGGACTCTGGGAAGACATCAAAATGGGCGGAGCCACCTGCCGGGCGGAGAGTATCCAGGCCGTGAATCTGCTGCCGGTGGTGGCCGACAACCGGCTGTGTCAGGGGGGATTGTTGACGCCGTCCTACCGCAATCAGCTGGCGTTCCTCGATATCTACGGGGACGGGATGGGCAACACCAACTACAACATGGCGGTCACCGGCACATCAGGTGCAGGTAAGACCGGTCTGGTACAGCCTATCCTGCGCAGTGTGCTGGACTCCGGCGGTATCGCCTGGGTGTTTGATATGGGGGATGGCTACAAATCGTTCTGCGAGAACGTGGGTGGTACATACCTTGACGGCAAGTCGCTCAAATTCAATCCGTTTGCCAACATCTCCAATATCAATGAGTCCGGGGAACGTATCCGTGACCAGCTGGCTGTACTGGCCAGTCCCAATGGTACGCTGGACGAAGTCCATCACAGTCTGTTGCTGCGCGGGGTTCAGGAGGCATGGGAAGCGCACAAGGAAAAAGCCCGAATTGACCATGTAGTCCAGAAGCTGACGGCCATCCGTGAGGATGATAAATACCAGAACTCGCCGGGTATCACCAACCGACTGGATGAAATTATCGAACTGCTCGGTAAGTACTGCTCCTGGGGAATTTACGGCGAATACTTTAACAGTGACGAGCCGTCACTGACCGATGACGCCCGCTTTATCGTCCTGGAGCTGGGGGGCCTGCAGGACAAGCCTGACCTGCTGGTTGCGGTGATGTTTTCCCTCATCATCTACATCGAAGACAAAATGTACCGCACGCCGCGCAGCCTGAAGAAATGTTGCACCATTGACGAAGGCTGGAAGCTGCTCAACTTTAAAAATGAGAAGGTCGGTCAGTTCATTGAAACCGGCTACCGTACGGTTCGCCGCCACCGTGGCGCGTTCATCACCATCAGTCAGAACATCAAAGACTTTGACGCCGATGATGCCTCCGGCGCGGCCAAAGCGGCCTGGGGTAACTCTGCCTTCAAGGTTGTCCTCAAACAGGATGCGTCTGAGTTTAAACAGTACAACCAGAACCGTCCCAACCAGTTCAGCGAGCTGGAGCGCAGTGTTATCAGCAAGTTCGGTGATGCCAAAGACCAGTGGTTCTCTTCCTTTATGCTGCGCATCAATGATACCTGCAGTTTCCATCGTCTCTTTGTCGATCCGCTCAGTCGCGCGATGTTCAGTTCAAAGGGTGATGACTTCGAATTTATCCACCAGTGCCGGGAACAGAACATGGATATCCATGACGCCGTATACCAACTGGCACAACGTAACTTCCCTGATGAGATGCGCGAACTGGAAGCGCTTGCGGAGGCCGCATGA